The Pocillopora verrucosa isolate sample1 chromosome 14, ASM3666991v2, whole genome shotgun sequence genome has a segment encoding these proteins:
- the LOC131797801 gene encoding probable bifunctional dTTP/UTP pyrophosphatase/methyltransferase protein isoform X1, whose product MLEPLLEVLSAQRVILASSSPRRCEILRKIGLKFEVIPSRFEETLDKTAFKYPFEYVLENSRQKALEVAGRVNKSDKPTLIIGSDTVVVLDEVILEKPKDKENAYSMLKSLSGKDHAVFSGVTLLQREGAKEPCITQFYEETLVSFGTLTDEVIQAYIATGEPMDKAGSYGIQGIGGTLVKSIHGDYFNVMGFPLYHFCVQMRKLFSDSSS is encoded by the exons ATGTTGGAGCCACTTTTGGAGGTTTTATCCGCACAAAGAGTCATTCTAGCAAGTAGTTCGCCGAGGAGATGCGAGATCCTgcgaaaaatt GGCTTGAAGTTTGAAGTTATTCCATCCAGATTTGAGGAAACACTTGACAAAACCGCTTTTAAGTATCCTTTTGAATATGTCTTGGAGAATTCGAGACAAAAAGCACTAGAGGTGGCTGGGCGAGTCAATAAG AGTGATAAACCCACCTTGATCATTGGATCTGATACAGTTGTT GTCTTAGATGAAGTTATTCTTGAAAAACCAAAAGACAAGGAAAATGCATATTCAATGTTAAAAAG tttgagtGGTAAGGATCATGCAGTATTCAGTGGGGTTACTCTTTTACAAAGAGAGGGTGCCAAAG AACCCTGCATAACCCAGTTTTATGAGGAGACATTGGTGTCATTTGGAACATTAACAGATGAAGTGATCCAGGCATATATTGCAACTGGAGAGCCAAT ggaCAAGGCCGGATCATAT GGTATTCAGGGAATTGGTGGCACACTGGTCAAGTCTATACATGGCGACTACTTCAATGTCATGGGATTTCCTCTGTATCACTTTTGTGttcaaatgagaaaattattttctgatAGTAGTAGCTAA
- the LOC131797801 gene encoding probable bifunctional dTTP/UTP pyrophosphatase/methyltransferase protein isoform X2 has translation MATQQKLLALFAGLKFEVIPSRFEETLDKTAFKYPFEYVLENSRQKALEVAGRVNKSDKPTLIIGSDTVVVLDEVILEKPKDKENAYSMLKSLSGKDHAVFSGVTLLQREGAKEPCITQFYEETLVSFGTLTDEVIQAYIATGEPMDKAGSYGIQGIGGTLVKSIHGDYFNVMGFPLYHFCVQMRKLFSDSSS, from the exons GGCTTGAAGTTTGAAGTTATTCCATCCAGATTTGAGGAAACACTTGACAAAACCGCTTTTAAGTATCCTTTTGAATATGTCTTGGAGAATTCGAGACAAAAAGCACTAGAGGTGGCTGGGCGAGTCAATAAG AGTGATAAACCCACCTTGATCATTGGATCTGATACAGTTGTT GTCTTAGATGAAGTTATTCTTGAAAAACCAAAAGACAAGGAAAATGCATATTCAATGTTAAAAAG tttgagtGGTAAGGATCATGCAGTATTCAGTGGGGTTACTCTTTTACAAAGAGAGGGTGCCAAAG AACCCTGCATAACCCAGTTTTATGAGGAGACATTGGTGTCATTTGGAACATTAACAGATGAAGTGATCCAGGCATATATTGCAACTGGAGAGCCAAT ggaCAAGGCCGGATCATAT GGTATTCAGGGAATTGGTGGCACACTGGTCAAGTCTATACATGGCGACTACTTCAATGTCATGGGATTTCCTCTGTATCACTTTTGTGttcaaatgagaaaattattttctgatAGTAGTAGCTAA